The following proteins are co-located in the Vigna angularis cultivar LongXiaoDou No.4 chromosome 2, ASM1680809v1, whole genome shotgun sequence genome:
- the LOC128195418 gene encoding secreted RxLR effector protein 161-like yields MIDCRPVDSPMDPNQKLRTEEGELFSDPERYRRLVGKLIYLTITRPDLSFAVGVVSQFMQAPCIDHWNALIRILRYVKKAPGQGLLYEDKGSIHVSGYCDADWAGSPIDRRSTTGYCVFLGGNIISWKSKKQNVVARSTAEAEYRAMASLTCELIWVKQFLQEVKFCDIHTMKMYCDNQAALHIASNPVFHERTKHIEIDCHFVREKLLTKEICTEFIGSNDQLADVLTKSLRGPRIEFICSKLGTYNLYAPA; encoded by the coding sequence atgattgattgtagaccggtagacagtcccatggacccaaaccagaaattaaggacagaagaaggtgaattattctccgatccagagaggtataggaggctggttggcaaactgatttatctcactattacaaggccagatctatcctttgcagttggagtggttagtcagttcatgcaggctccatgtattgaccattggaatgctctcattcgcattctaaggtatgtaaagaaggctcccgggcaaggattgttatatgaagataaaggaagcattcatgtctctgggtattgtgatgcagattgggcaggttcacctattgatagacggtctacaacaggatattgtgtttttctgggaggaaacattatttcatggaaaagtaagaaacagaatgtagtagctcgatcaaccgcggaagccgagtatagggcaatggcatcactaacatgtgaacttatatgggtgaaacaattccttcaagaggttaaattttgtgacatccatactatgaagatgtattgcgacaatcaagctgctctccacattgcatcaaatccagtgtttcacgagaggactaaacatatagaaattgattgtcattttgttcgtgaaaagttgttgaccaaagaaatatgtactgagtttattgggtcaaacgatcaactcgcagatgtattgaccaagtcattaaggggtcctcggattgagtttatttgttccaagcttggtacatacaatttgtatgctccagcttga
- the LOC108329284 gene encoding U-box domain-containing protein 33 isoform X2 — translation MAVVSPVLATSQRMGSVRSPSDASGEILEEPNPGVVDQPIYVAVAKEVKESRSNLIWAIQHYGGKRICILYVHVRATMIPLLGGKFPTSALKEEQVQAYWEEEKQDMHRTLDEYLQICERMGVRAEKLHIEMDNIEKGIIELVSQHGIRKLVMGAASDKYYNRRMMDLRSKKAIYVCKQAPASCHIQFICKGHLIHTRDHSLNEGNVEVASPLVQQVPNSVRTFRSQSVTLGQGRRGNLTNDARRVRSASDGHLASFPAVSSPEETVGFSTPRDRMGTEVSSDESERLSMMSPSGLSISSDSAVDLALTPGLITESSENALELTMSQLVIEDLHHSSPPSTLDGGIDDTIYDQLQQAMTEAEDASLTAYKETVRRRNAEKEAFEAIRKAKASESLYTEELNLRKLAEEELRKEKEELENAKRLRDKVREELHLALDQKASLESQIASSELIIKELEQKIVSAVDLLQSYKNEREELQIQRDNALREAEELRKKQGETSSSHVPQLFSEFSFSEIKEATDNFNPSLKVGEGGYGSIFKGVLSYTEVAIKRLHSDSMQGPLEFQQEVDVLSKLRHPNLITLIGACPDAWALVYEYLPNGSLEDRLACKDNTPPLSWQTRIRVATELCSALIFLHSSKPHSIVHGDLKPSNILLDANLISKLSDFGICRILSNCESSSSNSTEFWKTDPKGTFVYMDPEFLASGELTPKSDVYSFGIILLRLLTGRPALGITKEVKYALDTGKLKSLLDPVAGDWPFVQAEQLARLALRCCDMNRKSRPDLYSDVWRILDAMRVSSGGTNSFGLSSEGLSQPPSYFICPIFQEVMRDPHVAADGFTYEAEAIRGWLDGGNDNSPMTNGKLAHHNLVPNRALRSAIHDWLQNH, via the exons ATGGCAGTGGTGAGTCCTGTGCTTGCAACATCACAAAGGATGGGTTCTGTGAGGTCACCTTCTGATGCTAGTGGGGAAATTTTGGAGGAGCCTAATCCAGGTGTGGTTGATCAGCCAATCTATGTTGCTGTGGCAAAAGAAGTGAAGGAGAGCAGATCAAATCTGATATGGGCAATACAACACTACGGAGGAAAGAGGATTTGCATTCTTTATGTTCATGTTCGTGCAACAATGATCCCCCTAT TGGGAGGTAAATTCCCTACAAGTGCACTAAAAGAGGAGCAGGTTCAAGCATActgggaagaagaaaagcaagACATGCATAGGACTCTGGATGAATATCTTCAAATCTGTGAACGGATGGGG GTGCGAGCAGAAAAATTACATATTGAAATGGATAACATTGAAAAAGGAATTATAGAGCTTGTATCTCAGCATGGCATCCGAAAGCTTGTAATGGGAGCAGCATCAGATAAGTACTATAATAG GAGAATGATGGACCTTAGATCTAAGAAAGCCATCTATGTGTGTAAGCAAGCTCCAGCTTCTTGTCACATACAGTTTATCTGCAAAGGGCACCTTATACACACAAG GGATCACAGTTTGAATGAAGGTAATGTAGAGGTTGCATCTCCTTTGGTGCAGCAAGTGCCAAACTCTGTGAGAACTTTCAGATCACAGTCTGTTACACTGGGGCAAGGTCGCCGAGGAAATCTAACCAATGATGCGCGCAGAGTAAGGTCTGCCAGTGATGGACATCTAGCAAGCTTTCCAGCTGTTTCTTCTCCAGAAGAAACTGTAGGGTTTTCAACTCCACGTGACAGGATGGGTACAGAAGTAAGTTCTGATGAATCAGAAAGGCTGTCAATGATGAGTCCTTCTGGCTTGTCAATATCCTCTGACAGTGCAGTTGATCTAGCTTTGACCCCAGGATTAATTACTGAAAGCAGTGAGAATGCATTAGAGTTGACTATGAGTCAGCTGGTTATAGAGGATCTTCATCATTCATCTCCTCCTAGTACACTG GATGGTGGAATAGATGATACTATCTACGACCAGCTTCAACAAGCTATGACCGAAGCGGAGGATGCTTCACTAACTGCATATAAAGAAACTGTCAGACGTAGGAATGCTGAAAAAGAAGCCTTTGAAGCTATACGCAAG GCTAAAGCTTCTGAAAGCTTATATACGGAGGAGTTGAACCTGAGGAAATTGGCAGAGGAAGAActtaggaaagaaaaagaagaacttgAGAATGCGAAGAGACTGAGAGACAAAGTTAGGGAAGAACTCCACCTCGCCCTTGATCAGAAGGCATCTCTGGAGAGTCAGATTGCATCATCTGAACTTATCATAAAGGAGCTGGAGCAGAAGATTGTATCTGCTGTGGATCTGTTACAGAGCTACAAGAATGAACGAGAGGAATTGCAGATTCAGCGTGATAATGCTTTGAGAGAGGCTGAAGAATTGAGGAAAAAGCAAGGAGAGACCTCAAGCTCCCATGTCCCTCAATTGTTCTCAGAATTCTCCTTTTCAGAGATTAAAGAAGCAACAGATAACTTCAATCCATCCTTAAAAGTTGGTGAAGGTGGATATGGAAGTATATTTAAAGGTGTCTTGAGTTACACTGAGGTGGCTATAAAAAGATTGCACTCTGACAGCATGCAAGGACCCTTGGAGTTTCAACAGGAG GTTGATGTGCTGAGCAAACTAAGGCATCCCAATCTTATCACACTCATTGGAGCCTGCCCAGATGCATGGGCTCTTGTCTATGAGTATTTACCCAATGGAAGCCTCGAAGATCGCCTTGCCTGCAAGGATAATACCCCTCCATTATCGTGGCAAACTCGAATCCGTGTTGCTACTGAACTATGCTCTGCCCTCATCTTTCTCCATTCCAGTAAACCTCACAGCATAGTGCATGGTGACTTGAAACCGTCGAACATTCTCCTTGATGCAAACCTTATTAGCAAGCTTAGTGACTTTGGAATATGTCGTATATTATCGAACTGTGAGAGTTCCAGTAGCAATTCTACAGAGTTTTGGAAAACTGACCCAAAAGGAACATTTGTCTACATGGATCCTGAGTTTCTTGCCTCAGGGGAACTTACTCCGAAGTCAGATGTTTATTCATTTGGAATCATATTGTTGAGATTATTGACAGGGAGACCAGCCTTGGGAATAACAAAGGAAGTGAAATATGCATTAGATACTGGAAAGTTGAAATCCCTTTTGGATCCTGTGGCTGGAGACTGGCCATTTGTGCAGGCTGAACAATTGGCTCGCTTGGCTTTGAGATGTTGTGATATGAACCGAAAGAGCCGTCCAGATCTTTATTCTGATGTCTGGAGGATACTTGATGCAATGAGAGTTTCTTCGGGAGGCACAAACTCCTTTGGACTAAGTTCTGAAGGACTTTCACAACCTCCGTCATATTTTATTTGCCCAATCTTCCAG GAAGTCATGCGAGATCCACATGTAGCAGCAGATGGTTTTACTTATGAAGCTGAGGCTATACGAGGATGGCTTGATGGTGGTAATGACAACTCACCAATGACTAATGGTAAGCTTGCACATCACAATCTTGTTCCCAATCGTGCTCTTCGCTCTGCAATCCATGACTGGCTTCAAAACCACTGA
- the LOC108329284 gene encoding U-box domain-containing protein 33 isoform X1: MAVVSPVLATSQRMGSVRSPSDASGEILEEPNPGVVDQPIYVAVAKEVKESRSNLIWAIQHYGGKRICILYVHVRATMIPLLGGKFPTSALKEEQVQAYWEEEKQDMHRTLDEYLQICERMGVRAEKLHIEMDNIEKGIIELVSQHGIRKLVMGAASDKYYNRRMMDLRSKKAIYVCKQAPASCHIQFICKGHLIHTRDHSLNEGNVEVASPLVQQVPNSVRTFRSQSVTLGQGRRGNLTNDARRVRSASDGHLASFPAVSSPEETVGFSTPRDRMGTEVSSDESERLSMMSPSGLSISSDSAVDLALTPGLITESSENALELTMSQLVIEDLHHSSPPSTLQDGGIDDTIYDQLQQAMTEAEDASLTAYKETVRRRNAEKEAFEAIRKAKASESLYTEELNLRKLAEEELRKEKEELENAKRLRDKVREELHLALDQKASLESQIASSELIIKELEQKIVSAVDLLQSYKNEREELQIQRDNALREAEELRKKQGETSSSHVPQLFSEFSFSEIKEATDNFNPSLKVGEGGYGSIFKGVLSYTEVAIKRLHSDSMQGPLEFQQEVDVLSKLRHPNLITLIGACPDAWALVYEYLPNGSLEDRLACKDNTPPLSWQTRIRVATELCSALIFLHSSKPHSIVHGDLKPSNILLDANLISKLSDFGICRILSNCESSSSNSTEFWKTDPKGTFVYMDPEFLASGELTPKSDVYSFGIILLRLLTGRPALGITKEVKYALDTGKLKSLLDPVAGDWPFVQAEQLARLALRCCDMNRKSRPDLYSDVWRILDAMRVSSGGTNSFGLSSEGLSQPPSYFICPIFQEVMRDPHVAADGFTYEAEAIRGWLDGGNDNSPMTNGKLAHHNLVPNRALRSAIHDWLQNH, encoded by the exons ATGGCAGTGGTGAGTCCTGTGCTTGCAACATCACAAAGGATGGGTTCTGTGAGGTCACCTTCTGATGCTAGTGGGGAAATTTTGGAGGAGCCTAATCCAGGTGTGGTTGATCAGCCAATCTATGTTGCTGTGGCAAAAGAAGTGAAGGAGAGCAGATCAAATCTGATATGGGCAATACAACACTACGGAGGAAAGAGGATTTGCATTCTTTATGTTCATGTTCGTGCAACAATGATCCCCCTAT TGGGAGGTAAATTCCCTACAAGTGCACTAAAAGAGGAGCAGGTTCAAGCATActgggaagaagaaaagcaagACATGCATAGGACTCTGGATGAATATCTTCAAATCTGTGAACGGATGGGG GTGCGAGCAGAAAAATTACATATTGAAATGGATAACATTGAAAAAGGAATTATAGAGCTTGTATCTCAGCATGGCATCCGAAAGCTTGTAATGGGAGCAGCATCAGATAAGTACTATAATAG GAGAATGATGGACCTTAGATCTAAGAAAGCCATCTATGTGTGTAAGCAAGCTCCAGCTTCTTGTCACATACAGTTTATCTGCAAAGGGCACCTTATACACACAAG GGATCACAGTTTGAATGAAGGTAATGTAGAGGTTGCATCTCCTTTGGTGCAGCAAGTGCCAAACTCTGTGAGAACTTTCAGATCACAGTCTGTTACACTGGGGCAAGGTCGCCGAGGAAATCTAACCAATGATGCGCGCAGAGTAAGGTCTGCCAGTGATGGACATCTAGCAAGCTTTCCAGCTGTTTCTTCTCCAGAAGAAACTGTAGGGTTTTCAACTCCACGTGACAGGATGGGTACAGAAGTAAGTTCTGATGAATCAGAAAGGCTGTCAATGATGAGTCCTTCTGGCTTGTCAATATCCTCTGACAGTGCAGTTGATCTAGCTTTGACCCCAGGATTAATTACTGAAAGCAGTGAGAATGCATTAGAGTTGACTATGAGTCAGCTGGTTATAGAGGATCTTCATCATTCATCTCCTCCTAGTACACTG CAGGATGGTGGAATAGATGATACTATCTACGACCAGCTTCAACAAGCTATGACCGAAGCGGAGGATGCTTCACTAACTGCATATAAAGAAACTGTCAGACGTAGGAATGCTGAAAAAGAAGCCTTTGAAGCTATACGCAAG GCTAAAGCTTCTGAAAGCTTATATACGGAGGAGTTGAACCTGAGGAAATTGGCAGAGGAAGAActtaggaaagaaaaagaagaacttgAGAATGCGAAGAGACTGAGAGACAAAGTTAGGGAAGAACTCCACCTCGCCCTTGATCAGAAGGCATCTCTGGAGAGTCAGATTGCATCATCTGAACTTATCATAAAGGAGCTGGAGCAGAAGATTGTATCTGCTGTGGATCTGTTACAGAGCTACAAGAATGAACGAGAGGAATTGCAGATTCAGCGTGATAATGCTTTGAGAGAGGCTGAAGAATTGAGGAAAAAGCAAGGAGAGACCTCAAGCTCCCATGTCCCTCAATTGTTCTCAGAATTCTCCTTTTCAGAGATTAAAGAAGCAACAGATAACTTCAATCCATCCTTAAAAGTTGGTGAAGGTGGATATGGAAGTATATTTAAAGGTGTCTTGAGTTACACTGAGGTGGCTATAAAAAGATTGCACTCTGACAGCATGCAAGGACCCTTGGAGTTTCAACAGGAG GTTGATGTGCTGAGCAAACTAAGGCATCCCAATCTTATCACACTCATTGGAGCCTGCCCAGATGCATGGGCTCTTGTCTATGAGTATTTACCCAATGGAAGCCTCGAAGATCGCCTTGCCTGCAAGGATAATACCCCTCCATTATCGTGGCAAACTCGAATCCGTGTTGCTACTGAACTATGCTCTGCCCTCATCTTTCTCCATTCCAGTAAACCTCACAGCATAGTGCATGGTGACTTGAAACCGTCGAACATTCTCCTTGATGCAAACCTTATTAGCAAGCTTAGTGACTTTGGAATATGTCGTATATTATCGAACTGTGAGAGTTCCAGTAGCAATTCTACAGAGTTTTGGAAAACTGACCCAAAAGGAACATTTGTCTACATGGATCCTGAGTTTCTTGCCTCAGGGGAACTTACTCCGAAGTCAGATGTTTATTCATTTGGAATCATATTGTTGAGATTATTGACAGGGAGACCAGCCTTGGGAATAACAAAGGAAGTGAAATATGCATTAGATACTGGAAAGTTGAAATCCCTTTTGGATCCTGTGGCTGGAGACTGGCCATTTGTGCAGGCTGAACAATTGGCTCGCTTGGCTTTGAGATGTTGTGATATGAACCGAAAGAGCCGTCCAGATCTTTATTCTGATGTCTGGAGGATACTTGATGCAATGAGAGTTTCTTCGGGAGGCACAAACTCCTTTGGACTAAGTTCTGAAGGACTTTCACAACCTCCGTCATATTTTATTTGCCCAATCTTCCAG GAAGTCATGCGAGATCCACATGTAGCAGCAGATGGTTTTACTTATGAAGCTGAGGCTATACGAGGATGGCTTGATGGTGGTAATGACAACTCACCAATGACTAATGGTAAGCTTGCACATCACAATCTTGTTCCCAATCGTGCTCTTCGCTCTGCAATCCATGACTGGCTTCAAAACCACTGA